In Electrophorus electricus isolate fEleEle1 chromosome 12, fEleEle1.pri, whole genome shotgun sequence, a single window of DNA contains:
- the p2ry4 gene encoding P2Y purinoceptor 4, giving the protein MTSFVHALFSRNIFVPFTTSMPVDSEAGNQSCRFDEEFKYILLPVSYSLVCVLGLFLNSVALWMFLTKMRPWNTSTVYMFHLSLSDTLYVLSLPTLIYYYANRSHWPFGMVLCKVVRFLFYANLYCSILFLTCISVHRYLGICHPIRSLALVKPRHAHLVCGLVWAVVGVCLVPNLVFVTITQRDNDTLCHDTSSPDDFERYVAYSSVVMVLLFGLPFLVIVACYCLMARALCRPGRGLSPGWQRGAARRKSIKLIVIVLVVFAVSFVPFHITRTLYYTYRVLGAECWYLNIINFAYKVTRPLASSNSCLDPILYFLAGDHYRSRLLHALTRRPIASQSADNKQPTPAKKNDIALVCKQPDDQDRSEAFR; this is encoded by the coding sequence ATGACTTCATTTGTCCATGCCCTCTTTTCAAGAAACATCTTTGTTCCTTTCACCACCTCGATGCCAGTGGATTCTGAAGCAGGCAACCAAAGCTGCCGCTTCGATGAGGAATTCAAGTACATCCTGCTGCCTGTGTCCtattcactggtgtgtgtgctgggcttATTCCTCAACTCTGTGGCCTTGTGGATGTTCCTGACTAAGATGCGTCCCTGGAACACCAGCACGGTGTACATGTTCCACCTGTCGCTGTCCGACACCCTGTATGTACTGTCCCTGCCAACGCTCATCTACTACTACGCCAACCGCAGCCACTGGCCATTTGGCATGGTCCTCTGCAAGGTGGTGCGCTTCCTGTTCTATGCCAACCTATACTGCAGCATCCTGTTCCTCACCTGCATCAGCGTGCACCGCTACCTGGGCATCTGCCACCCGATCCGCTCGCTGGCGCTGGTGAAGCCGCGCCACGCCCACCTGGTGTGCGGCCTGGTGTGGGCGGTCGTGGGCGTCTGCCTGGTGCCCAACCTCGTGTTCGTCACCATCACGCAGCGCGACAACGACACGCTGTGCCACGACACCAGCAGCCCGGACGACTTCGAGCGCTACGTGGCCTACAGCTCGGTCGTGATGGTGCTGCTCTTCGGCCTGCCCTTCCTCGTCATCGTTGCGTGCTACTGCCTGATGGCGCGCGCGCTCTGTCGCCCGGGGCGGGGTCTGTCTCCCGGTTGGCAGCGCGGCGCCGCCCGGAGGAAGTCCATCAAGCTCATTGTCATAGTGCTGGTGGTGTTCGCCGTCTCCTTCGTCCCCTTCCACATCACACGCACGCTGTACTACACCTACCGCGTGCTGGGGGCTGAGTGCTGGTACCTCAACATCATCAACTTTGCGTACAAAGTCACCCGTCCCCTGGCCAGCTCTAACAGCTGCTTGGACCCGATTCTCTACTTCCTGGCGGGGGACCACTATCGCAGCAGACTCCTCCATGCTTTGACCCGCCGGCCGATTGCCAGCCAATCAGCTGACAACAAGCAGCCCACTCCTGCCAAAAAGAATGACATCGCCCTGGTGTGTAAGCAGCCCGATGATCAAGACAGAAGTGAGGCTTTCCGCTAG
- the sox3 gene encoding transcription factor Sox-3, translated as MYNMMETEIKSPLPPQSNTGSTAGGKNNSANDQERVKRPMNAFMVWSRGQRRKMAQENPKMHNSEISKRLGADWKLLTDAEKRPFIDEAKRLRAMHMKEHPDYKYRPRRKTKTLLKKDKYSLPGGLLAPGANAVNNAVSVGQRMDSYAHMNGWTNSAYSLMQDQLAYPQHPGMNSPQLQQMHRYEMAGLQYPMMSSAQTYMNAASTYSGMSPAYTQQTSSAMGLGSMASVCKTEPSSPPPAITSHSQRACLGDLRDMISMYLPPGGDSADHSTLQTSRLHSVHPHYQSAGTGVNGTLPLTHI; from the coding sequence ATGTATAACATGATGGAAACCGAGATAAAAAGTCCACTGCCGCCGCAGTCCAACACGGGCTCCACGGCGGGtggcaaaaacaacagtgctaACGACCAGGAGCGCGTGAAACGGCCTATGAACGCGTTCATGGTGTGGTCGCGCGGCCAACGGAGGAAGATGGCGCAAGAGAATCCAAAAATGCACAACTCCGAGATCAGCAAGCGACTGGGAGCTGACTGGAAACTTTTGACCGACGCTGAGAAGAGACCGTTCATTGACGAAGCGAAGAGGCTGCGAGCCATGCACATGAAAGAACATCCGGATTACAAATACCGTCCCCGCAGAAAGACCAAGACCCTGCTCAAGAAAGACAAGTACTCCCTGCCCGGAGGACTTTTGGCGCCAGGTGCAAACGCTGTCAACAACGCCGTCTCGGTTGGCCAGCGGATGGACAGCTACGCGCACATGAATGGGTGGACGAACAGTGCATATTCGCTCATGCAAGACCAGCTAGCCTATCCCCAGCATCCCGGCATGAACAGCCCCCAGCTTCAGCAGATGCACCGGTATGAGATGGCTGGCCTCCAGTATCCGATGATGTCCTCCGCACAGACCTACATGAACGCCGCTTCCACGTATAGCGGCATGTCGCCCGCATACACACAGCAAACCTCCAGCGCTATGGGCCTGGGTTCCATGGCTTCCGTGTGTAAGACGGAGCCCAGTTCTCCGCCGCCGGCGATAACTTCCCACTCTCAGCGAGCGTGTTTGGGAGACCTGAGGGATATGATAAGCATGTATCTTCCTCCCGGAGGAGACAGCGCTGACCACTCAACTCTGCAGACCAGCCGGTTACACAGTGTTCATCCGCACTATCAAAGCGCGGGGACGGGTGTCAATGGAACACTACCCCTAACACATATTTGA